The following is a genomic window from Dermatophilaceae bacterium Soc4.6.
GTCCGCCCTGGTCGAGGGCATCGTCACCCTGCCGGCCGGGCACCCGGCCCTCGTGCGGGCGGCCGAGGCGGGGGCCGACGTCGACGACGACCTGGTCCTCGCTCGCACCGTCACCCGCGAGGGCCGATCGCGGGCGCACGTCGGAGGCCGCAGCAGCCCGGTCGGTGTGCTGGCCGAGCTCGGTGAGCTGCTCGTCGCGGTGCACGGGCAGGCCGACCAGTGGCGTCTACGTCAGGGTGACCAGCACCGCCAGGTCCTCGACGACGTCGGGGGCGCAGCGCTCGGCGCGCTGCGAGAGCGCTACGAGGAGACCTTCGATGCCCTGGCTGTGGCGGCGTCCGAGCGAGACCGCCTGCGGCGCCTGGCCCGCGACCGGGCCCGCGAGGTCGACGTGCTGCGGGCCGGCCTGGAGCGGATCGAGGCCGTCGACCCCCGACCCGGCGAGGACGTCGAGCTGCGCGCCGAGGACGAGCGGCTCGGTCACGTCGACGGCCTGCGCCTGGCGGCCGAGCAGGCGCACGCCCTGCTCACCGGCGAGGACGACGGGTATGCCGGCGCCCCCGCGAGCGCCGGTGTCACCGAGCTGCTCGCCTCGACCCGCGGGGCGCTGACGCCGCTCGCCACCCACGACGCCGCGCTCGCCGACCTCGAGCGCCGCGTCGCCGAGGTGGCCTACCTCGTGACCGACCTCGGCGCCGACCTCGCGTCCTACCTCGGTGACGTCGACGTCGACCCCGCCCGCCTGGCTGTGGTGCAGCAGCGACGGGCCGACCTGGCGGCGCTGACCCGGGTCTACGGCGACACCGTCGACGAGGTGCTGCAGTGGGCCCAGGAGGCGGCGGTCAGCCTCGACGAGATCCTCGGCGCCGACGACCGGGTGGCCGAGCTCGAGGAGCAGACCGTCGTGCTGAAGCGCGACCTCGGGTCCCGGGCGCTCGCCCTCCACGCGGCCAGGGTGGCGACCGCCGAGGACTTCGGGCAGAAGGTGACGGCCGAGCTCGGTCACCTGGCGATGGGGCGGGCTCGGGTCGAGGTCAGCGTGACGACCCACCCCGACCCCGACGGCCTCGCCCTCGAGGCCGAGCCCACGTCCCGTGGTGCGGCGGCGGTGCGATACGGCCGGCACGGCGTCGACGAGGTGGAGATCCTCCTCGCGGCCAACGCGGGGGCACCCGCCCGCAGCGTCGCCAAGGCGGCCTCCGGCGGAGAGCTCTCCCGCGTGATGCTGGCGCTCGAGGTGGTCACCGGCGCCGGCGGGGGACAGAGCGTGCCGACGTTCGTCTTCGACGAGGTCGACGCCGGGGTGGGCGGCAGCGCCGCCCTCGACGTCGGTGCCCGCCTGGCGGTCCTGGCCCGCACCGCGCAGGTCGTGGTCGTGACGCACCTCGCTCAGGTCGCCGCCTTCGCCGACCGCCACCTCGTGGTCCACAAGCAGGACGACGGCAGCGTGACCTCGAGCTCGGTGACGCAGGTGAGCGCCGACGAGCGGCTGCGCGAGCTGTCGCGGATGATGGGCGGCGACCCCGCCTCGGGGGCCGGCCTCGAGCACGCCCGCGAGCTCGTCGCCCAGGCCGATGTCGCCCGCGCGTCCCAGACCCGGGCGGAGCCCGGGGCCGTCGACCCGGCCCCCGCACCGGGAACCACGCCGACCAGGCGTGCCCGGGCGCCCAGACCGTCCAAGGCGGGCCGGCCGCCCGCCCCGGCCGGGGCGGGCACGACGCCGGGGTGACCGGCACGGCACCATACACAGGCCGTGGGGACCTCCGGGTAGATCACAGTGCGGCTCTGTCGCGCCTCGGGAAGGAGACCCATCGGCACGTGGCACGATGGCCCACGATGTCGATCTCGTTGCGCCTGCGTCGCGGACGCCCCTCGGAGCCCTCCGAGCGGGGCGGACCGGTGCGCGTGGACGCCCGCACCAAGAACCTCACCAAGCGACTGCGCGCCGGCGACGTCGCGGTCATCAACCACGTCGACATCGACAAGGTCAGTGCGGAGGCCCTGGTGGCGATCCGGCCGGCCGCCGTCGTCAATGCCGCCGCATCCATCTCGGGGCGCTACCCCAACCTGGGGCCGGGAATCCTGGTCGACGCCGGCATCCCGCTGCTCGACGCCGTCGGAGACACCGTGATGTCGGCCGTCAAGGAGGGCGACCTGGCGGTGATCGACGGCGACACCCTCGTCGTGCGCGGCAGGGTGGTGGCGCGCGGTGCGCGGATGAGCGCCGACTCGGTCGCCGAGCAGACCGAGGCGGCCCGCGAAGGTCTGGCCGAGCAGCTCGAGGCCTTCGCGGGCAACACGATGGAGTTCCTCAAGCGAGAGCGCGAGCTGTTGCTCGACGGGGTCGGGGTGCCCGACATCCGCACCCCGATCGACGGACGTCACGCCCTGATCGTCGTGCGCGGCTACCACTACCTCGAGGACCTCCAGGCCCTGCGGTCCTACATCCGGGAGTACAAGCCGGTGATCATCGGGGTCGACGGTGGCGCCGACGCCCTGCTCGAGAACGGCCACCGCCCCGACCTCATCGTCGGCGACATGGACTCGGTCTCCGACAAGGCGCTGCGATGCGGAGCCGAGATCGTCGTGCACGCCTACCGCGACGGTCGGGCCCCCGGTCTGCAGCGCGTCACCGACCTGGGTCTCGACCCGGTCGTCTTCCCCGCCACGGGCACCAGCGAGGACGTCGCCATGCTGCTGGCCGACGACAGCGGCGCCACCCTCATCGTGGCGGTGGGCACGCACGCCACCCTGGTGGAGTTCCTCGACAAGGGGCGCTCGGGCATGGCCAGCTCGTTCCTGACCCGGCTGCGGGTGGGGGGCAAGCTCGTCGACGCCAAGGGCGTCAGCCGGCTCTACCGCCCACGCATCTCGGCCCTCGCCCTGGTCGCCACGATGCTGGTCGGTCTCCTCGCCCTGGGCGTCGCCCTCGCCGCCACCCCCGGCGGCCAGGCGCTGCTGCAGGTGCTCGGGGCCAGGTGGGACGGCGTCTGGGCCCGTCTCCTGGGGGTGTTCTCGTGATCGACTTCCGCTACCACCTGGTCTCCATCGTCTCGATCTTCGTCGCGCTCGCGGTCGGCATCGTGCTGGGGGCCGGGCCCCTTCAGGGGGGCATCGGCACGCAGCTGACCGACCAGGTCTCGCAGCTGCGGCAGGACATGGAGACGCTGCGCACCCAGCGCGACGACAACGCGAAGACCGTCACGGCGCAGGAGGGCTACGCCGCCGCCGTCGCGTCCTCGGCGCTCTCGGGTCGGCTCAAGGGACAGACCGTCGCCCTGCTCGTCTCGTCCGACGCCGCCGGCAAGTTCGCCGAGCTGACCACGACGGCCCTGCAGCAGGCCGGCGCCACCGTGACCACGGTCGTCACCCTCAAGGACGCCTTCCGTGCTCCGGAGTCCGCACCGGACCGGCTCACCGCGGCCACCACCGCCGCCGCTGCGATGGGGCTGACCCCGACGTCGGATGCCGACGAGCTGCTCGCCCAGGTGCTGACGTCGGCGCTGGTGCAGCGGCCGGCGGGCTCCGGGACCGGTCCGACCACCCCGGGCCTGCCGTCAGCGTCGTCGACGAGGGTGTCCGGCGAGGGCACCGGGCAGCTCGCGTCGGCATCCGCTCTCAGGACACTGGGCTCGGCCGGGCTGCTCGACCTCACCAACGACAACCCGGCCCCCGCGAGTCTTGCGGTGGTGCTGGGCGGGCCCATCTCGGGCACGACGACCTCGGTGACCGCGCAGACGGCCACGATGACGGCCTTGCTGCGCGTCCTCGCTTCCGCCACGGGCGGCGTCGTGGTCGGCTCAGGCGCTCCGACGACGGCGGTGGGGCAGGAGACGACGACCAACCTGGTGACCGCGGTGCGAGCCGACGGACGCCTGGCCGGCTCGCTGTCGAGCGTCGACCACGCCGACTCCGTCGTCGGGGCCGGTGTCGTCGTGCTCGCCCTGGCCGCCCAGGAAGGCGGCCGCGCCGGCCACTACGGCATCTCGGCCGACGCCAAGGCCGACGTCCCCCCGACGACGTGACGACCGCCCGCGGCCCCGGAGGTGGGGGCGCCCTGCCCCCGGCCGTCGCCACCGCTGTGGCGACCCTGGTGGCGGCAGGTGCAGCCCGCACGGCATACGCGGTGCTCGCCCGTCGTCCTCCCGGCGGTGCGCCCCGGTGGAGCCGCACCAACCACGCCGGACGGCGGGTGACGCTGCTGGAGGGGCCGGCGGTGGTGGTCGGCTGCGTGACCGGAGCGGTGGCGGGGGCATGGCGCGCCTCACCGGGCCCCCGCGAGGCCGACGCGGGCTGGGGGCTGCTCAGCGTCTGCACCGGCGGCCTCGCGGGTGGCGGAGCCGTGCTGCTTGCGGGCGCGGTCGGTGCCCTCGACGACCTCGCGGGCGACGCGACCACGAGGGGGCTGCGTGGGCACCTCAGCGCACTGCGGCAGGGGCGGGTGACGACTGGGTCCCTCAAGATCGCGGGGCTCGCGGCGGCCGGCGCGACCGTCGCCCTGACGCGGGCCTGCTCGGCGCAGGGGCCCGGGCTCGCCACCGGCGCCGGGCGGCTGGCCGCCGGTGCGGCGCTCGCCGTCGACGTGGGGGTGGTCGCCGGCACCGCCAACCTGGTCAACCTTCTCGACCTGCGGCCCGGCCGGGCGCTCAAGGTGGTCGTCGCCCTGGCGCTGCCGCTGGTCGCGTCGGGGTCCCCGACTGCCGGCGCGGCAGCGGGCGCCGCCCTGGTGGCCCTGCCCGCCGACCTGGCAGGGGAGCGGATGCTCGGTGACGCCGGAGCCAACGCCCTCGGCGCCGCAGTCGGCGCCGCGGTCGTCGACCGGTTGCCCATCCGTGCGCGGGTCGTCACCCTGACCTTGCTGGTCGGCCTCACGCTGGCCTCGGAGCGGGTGAGCTTCACCCGGGTCATCGAGTCGACGCCCGGCCTGCGCGAGCTCGACTCCTGGGGCCGTCGCCGGAGCGCCGTGGTCGGACCCGGGTCGTGAGGTCGCGGTCGTGAGGCGCCCCGACCGCGCACCCCGCGTGAGCGACATCGACGGCGCCAACGACGGCGCCAACGACGGCGCCAACGACGGCGCTAGTGCCCCGCGGAGCCCACGGGGCATCGTCGCGGCGGCCGGTCTGGTGGCCGTCGTGACCCTCCTGGCGCGGATGGTCGGCTTCGGTCGCTGGCTGGAGTTCTCGCGCTCGGTGGGGGCCACGTGCGTCGGCACCGTCTACCAGAGCGCCAACTCGCTGCCCAACGTGCTGTTCGAGGTCGCGGCCGGGGGAGCGCTCGCGGCCGTCGCCGTCCCGCTCATCGGTGGCGCACTCGGGAGCGGACGGCGGACCGAGGCCGACCGCATCGGGTCGGCGCTGCTCACGTGGACCCTCGCGCTCCTCGTGCCCTGCTCCGTGGTGCTCGTGGTGCTCGCCCCCCGGGCGGCCTCGTTGCTGGTCGGCGAGGGGGCGTGCCCCGGCAGCCGGGACCTGGCGACCACGATGCTGCGCCTCTTCGCCCCCCAGGTGCCGCTCTACGGGCTCGGCATCGTGCTCGGCGGCATCCTGCAGTCGCACCGTCGCTTCCTCGCTGCCGCCCTCGCCCCGCTGCTGTCGAGCCTCGTGGTCATCGGGTCCTACACGGCCTACGGACGGCTCGCCGACGGGGCTCGGTCGATCGAGAACGTGCCGGCGCAGGCGGTGCTGGTCCTGGCCGGTGGAACCACGGCCGGGGTCGTGCTGCTGAGCCTGCCGCTGGTCGTGCCGGTGCTGCGGCTGGGCATCCGGCTGCGACCGACCTTCCGCTTCCCGTCGGGGGTGGCCCGGCGGCTCGGGTCGCTCGCCGGCGCCGGGCTGCTGGCGCTGGTCGCCCAGCAGTACGCCGTGCTCGCCACCCTCGTGACGACGCGCCGGGCGGGCACGGGCGTGCTCAACGTCAGCACCTACGTGCAGACCCTCTACCTCTTGCCGTATGCCGTGCTCGCGGTGCCGCTCGCGGTCTCCGCCTTCCCGGCGCTCGCCACCATGGCCGGAGCGGCCGGTGCCCGCGGTGGGTCGCCCGAGACGCCCGAGCTGGTGCGGCGCTCCGGGCCACGGACCGACGACGTGGCCCCGGTGCTCGCCCGCACCCTGCGGGCCACCGTGCTGCTCGGCTTCGCCGGGGCCGGGCTGCTCGCCGCCGTGGCCACCCCGCTCGGCACCTTCTTCGGTGAGCTCGACGCGGGCCGCACGGGCGCTGGCGGTCGCAGCGCCCTCGTCGAGCTGCCGAACGCCCTGCTCGCCCTCGTGCCGGGCCTGCCCGCCTTCTGCGTGGC
Proteins encoded in this region:
- a CDS encoding lipid II flippase MurJ; amino-acid sequence: MRRPDRAPRVSDIDGANDGANDGANDGASAPRSPRGIVAAAGLVAVVTLLARMVGFGRWLEFSRSVGATCVGTVYQSANSLPNVLFEVAAGGALAAVAVPLIGGALGSGRRTEADRIGSALLTWTLALLVPCSVVLVVLAPRAASLLVGEGACPGSRDLATTMLRLFAPQVPLYGLGIVLGGILQSHRRFLAAALAPLLSSLVVIGSYTAYGRLADGARSIENVPAQAVLVLAGGTTAGVVLLSLPLVVPVLRLGIRLRPTFRFPSGVARRLGSLAGAGLLALVAQQYAVLATLVTTRRAGTGVLNVSTYVQTLYLLPYAVLAVPLAVSAFPALATMAGAAGARGGSPETPELVRRSGPRTDDVAPVLARTLRATVLLGFAGAGLLAAVATPLGTFFGELDAGRTGAGGRSALVELPNALLALVPGLPAFCVAALLTRALYVRGRPLLAGAAVAGGWLLAGSVPLVLVPPGSTPGRALVVLGLASSVGLTLAGLELAAATARAWGHEALSGLRRATAAGLVAALVAAAAGTVLTRVWVVTGLLPAVTQAVVVGVVALALLVVVMGSVDRPTAQLVLRQVRRSGS
- the recN gene encoding DNA repair protein RecN; its protein translation is MFQEIRIRGVGVIEDAVLELSPGLNVVTGETGAGKTMVVSGLGLLLGARADSGLVRSGVASALVEGIVTLPAGHPALVRAAEAGADVDDDLVLARTVTREGRSRAHVGGRSSPVGVLAELGELLVAVHGQADQWRLRQGDQHRQVLDDVGGAALGALRERYEETFDALAVAASERDRLRRLARDRAREVDVLRAGLERIEAVDPRPGEDVELRAEDERLGHVDGLRLAAEQAHALLTGEDDGYAGAPASAGVTELLASTRGALTPLATHDAALADLERRVAEVAYLVTDLGADLASYLGDVDVDPARLAVVQQRRADLAALTRVYGDTVDEVLQWAQEAAVSLDEILGADDRVAELEEQTVVLKRDLGSRALALHAARVATAEDFGQKVTAELGHLAMGRARVEVSVTTHPDPDGLALEAEPTSRGAAAVRYGRHGVDEVEILLAANAGAPARSVAKAASGGELSRVMLALEVVTGAGGGQSVPTFVFDEVDAGVGGSAALDVGARLAVLARTAQVVVVTHLAQVAAFADRHLVVHKQDDGSVTSSSVTQVSADERLRELSRMMGGDPASGAGLEHARELVAQADVARASQTRAEPGAVDPAPAPGTTPTRRARAPRPSKAGRPPAPAGAGTTPG
- a CDS encoding copper transporter, producing MIDFRYHLVSIVSIFVALAVGIVLGAGPLQGGIGTQLTDQVSQLRQDMETLRTQRDDNAKTVTAQEGYAAAVASSALSGRLKGQTVALLVSSDAAGKFAELTTTALQQAGATVTTVVTLKDAFRAPESAPDRLTAATTAAAAMGLTPTSDADELLAQVLTSALVQRPAGSGTGPTTPGLPSASSTRVSGEGTGQLASASALRTLGSAGLLDLTNDNPAPASLAVVLGGPISGTTTSVTAQTATMTALLRVLASATGGVVVGSGAPTTAVGQETTTNLVTAVRADGRLAGSLSSVDHADSVVGAGVVVLALAAQEGGRAGHYGISADAKADVPPTT
- the steA gene encoding putative cytokinetic ring protein SteA encodes the protein MSISLRLRRGRPSEPSERGGPVRVDARTKNLTKRLRAGDVAVINHVDIDKVSAEALVAIRPAAVVNAAASISGRYPNLGPGILVDAGIPLLDAVGDTVMSAVKEGDLAVIDGDTLVVRGRVVARGARMSADSVAEQTEAAREGLAEQLEAFAGNTMEFLKRERELLLDGVGVPDIRTPIDGRHALIVVRGYHYLEDLQALRSYIREYKPVIIGVDGGADALLENGHRPDLIVGDMDSVSDKALRCGAEIVVHAYRDGRAPGLQRVTDLGLDPVVFPATGTSEDVAMLLADDSGATLIVAVGTHATLVEFLDKGRSGMASSFLTRLRVGGKLVDAKGVSRLYRPRISALALVATMLVGLLALGVALAATPGGQALLQVLGARWDGVWARLLGVFS